The Arachis ipaensis cultivar K30076 chromosome B07, Araip1.1, whole genome shotgun sequence genomic interval GCGAACTGGACTATGCACACCCTTACTTTCTAGTAGTACATGTCCTTTCGAagcttttttttaataaactatTAAAATAATACTCAAAAATTTACCTTGCTGACAAAAAGaatcttaaaaatattaatgaaaaataaacttttgaaaaatttaaaaacgtGACAAAAGAACGGATATTAAACATATATTCTAAAAAAGTATTTTAGAGANNNNNNNNNNNNNNNNNNNNNNNNNNNNNNNNNNNNNNNNNNNNNNNNNNNNNNNNNNNNNNNNNNNNNNNNNNNNNNNNNNNNNNNNNNNNNNNNNNNNNNNNNNNNNNNNNNNNNNNNNNNNNNNNNNNNNNNNNNNNNNNNNNNNNNNNNNNNNNNNNNNNNNNNNNNNNNNNNNNNNNNNNNNNNNNNNNNNNNNNNNNNNNNNNNNNNNNNNNNNNNNNNNNNNNNNNNNNNNNNNNNNNNNNNNNNNNNNNNNNNNNNNNNNNNNNNNNNNNNNNNNNNNNNNNNNNNNNNNNNNNNNNNNNNNNNNNNNNNNNNNNNNNNNNNNNNNNNNNNNNNNNNNNNNNNNNNNNNNNNNNNNNNNNNNNNNNNNNNNNNNNNNNNNNNNNNNNNNNNNNNNNNNNNNNNNNNNNNNNNNNNNNNNNNNNNNNNNNNNNNNNNNNNNNNNNNNNNNNNNNNNNNNNNNNNNNNNNNNNNNNNNNNNNNNNNNNNNNNNNNNNNNNNNNNNNNNNNNNNNNNNNNNNNNNNNNNNNNNNNNNNNNNNNNNNNNNNNNNNNNNNNNNNNNNNNNNNNNNNNNNNNNNNNNNNNNNNNNNNNNNNNNNNNNNNNNNNNNNNNNNNNNNNNNNNNNNNNNNNNNNNNNNNNNNNNNNNNNNNNNNNNNNNNNNNNNNNNNNNNNNNNNNNNNNNNNNNNNNNNNNNNNNNNNNNNNNNNNNNNNNNNNNNNNNNNNNNNNNNNNNNNNNNNNNNNNNNNNNNNNNNNNNNNNNNNNNNNNNNNNNNNNNNNNNNNNNNNNNNNNNNNNNNNNNNNNNNNNNNNNNNNNNNNNNNNNNNNNNNNNNNNNNNNNNNNNNNNNNNNNNNNNNNNNNNNNNNNNNNNNNNNNNNNNNNNNNNNNNNNNNNNNNNNNNNNNNNNNNNNNNNNNNNNNNNNNNNNNNNNNNNNNNNNNNNNNNNNNNNNNNNNNNNNNNNNNNNNNNNNNNNNNNNNNNNNNNNNNNNNNNNNNNNNNNNNNNNNNNNNNNNNNNNNNNNNNNNNNNNNNNNNNNNNNNNNNNNNNNNNNNNNNNNNNNNNNNNNNNNNNNNNNNNNNNNNNNNNNNNNNNNNNNNNNNNNNNNNNNNNNNNNNNNNNNNNNNNNNNNNNNNNNNNNNNNNNNNNNNNNNNNNNNNNNNNNNNNNNNNNNNNNNNNNNNNNNNNNNNNNNNNNNNNNNNNNNNNNNNNNNNNNNNNNNNNNNNNNNNNNNNNNNNNNNNNNNNNNNNNNNNNNNNNNNNNNNNNNNNNNNNNNNNNNNNNNNNNNNNNNNNNNNNNNNNNNNNNNNNNNNNNNNNNNNNNNNNNNNNNNNNNNNNNNNNNNNNNNNNNNNNNNNNNNNNNNNNNNNNNNNNNNNNNNNNNNNNNNNNNNNNNNNNNNNNNNNNNNNNNNNNNNNNNNNNNNNNNNNNNNNNNNNNNNNNNNNNNNNNNNNNNNNNNNNNNNNNNNNNNNNNNNNNNNNNNNNNNNNNNNNNNNNNNNNNNNNNNNNNNNNNNNNNNNNNNNNNNNNNNNNNNNNNNNNNNNNNNNNNNNNNNNNNNNNNNNNNNNNNNNNNNNNNNNNNNNNNNNNNNNNNNNNNNNNNNNNNNNNNNNNNNNNNNNNNNNNNNNNNNNNNNNNNNNNNNNNNNNNNNNNNNNNNNNNNNNNNNNNNNNNNNNNNNNNNNNNNNNNNNNNNNNNNNNNNNNNNNNNNNNNNNNNNNNNNNNNNNNNNNNNNNNNNNNNNNNNNNNNNNNNNNNNNNNNNNNNNNNNNNNNNNNNNNNNNNNNNNNNNNNNNNNNNNNNNNNNNNNNNNNNNNNNNNNNNNNNNNNNNNNNNNNNNNNNNNNNNNNNNNNNNNNNNNNNNNNNNNNNNNNNNNNNNNNNNNNNNNNNNNNNNNNNNNNNNNNNNNNNNNNNNNNNNNNNNNNNNNNNNNNNNNNNNNNNNNNNNNNNNNNNNNNNNNNNNNNNNNNNNNNNNNNNNNNNNNNNNNNNNNNNNNNNNNNNNNNNNNNNNNNNNNNNNNNNNNNNNNNNNNNNNNNNNNNNNNNNNNNNNNNNNNNNNNNNNNNNNNNNNNNNNNNNNNNNNNNNNNNNNNNNNNNNNNNNNNNNNNNNNNNNNNNNNNNNNNNNNNNNNNNNNNNNNNNNNNNNNNNNNNNNNNNNNNNNNNNNNNNNNNNNNNNNNNNNNNNNNNNNNNNNNNNNNNNNNNNNNNNNNNNNNNNNNNNNNNNNNNNNNNNNNNNNNNNNNNNNNNNNNNNNNNNNNNNNNNNNNNNNNNNNNNNNNNNNNNNNNNNNNNNNNNNNNNNNNNNNNNNNNNNNNNNNNNNNNNNNNNNNNNNNNNNNNNNNNNNNNNNNNNNNNNNNNNNNNNNNNNNNNNNNNNNNNNNNNNNNNNNNNNNNNNNNNNNNNNNNNNNNNNNNNNNNNNNNNNNNNNNNNNNNNNNNNNNNNNNNNNNNNNNNNNNNNNNNNNNNNNNNNNNNNNNNNNNNNNNNNNNNNNNNNNNNNNNNNNNNNNNNNNNNNNNNNNNNNNNNNNNNNNNNNNNNNNNNNNNNNNNNNNNNNNNNNNNNNNNNNNNNNNNNNNNNNNNNNNNNNNNNNNNNNNNNNNNNNNNNNNNNNNNNNNNNNNNNNNNNNNNNNNNNNNNNNNNNNNNNNNNNNNNNNNNNNNNNNNNNNNNNNNNNNNNNNNNNNNNNNNNNNNNNNNNNNNNNNNNNNNNNNNNNNNNNNNNNNNNNNNNNNNNNNNNNNNNNNNNNNNNNNNNNNNNNNNNNNNNNNNNNNNNNNNNNNNNNNNNNNNNNNNNNNNNNNNNNNNNNNNNNNNNNNNNNNNNNNNNNNNNNNNNNNNNNNNNNNNNNNNNNNNNNNNNNNNNNNNNNNNNNNNNNNNNNNNNNNNNNNNNNNNNNNNNNNNNNNNNNNNNNNNNNNNNNNNNNNNNNNNNNNNNNNNNNNNNNNNNNNNNNNNNNNNNNNNNNNNNNNNNNNNNNNNNNNNNNNNNNNNNNNNNNNNNNNNNNNNNNNNNNNNNACTATTTTATCGATAACATCAGAATTTATGTGTAAGCGCTAAATCTTACCAAAttgatagttaattttttttgttttttatttttatgaaaaattcgCCGTAGCCTTTTTTAAGCttacttaaaaataaaatttcttattcTTCTCCCTATTGTTCGACTTCCTGTGACAGTGATTCACGAAGGGGCGGTTCACTTCTTTTCGAAGGGTTTCAAAGAAGCTAAGAACTATGGTGTGGGGACTCTTCCCCAATGATCCTCTTTCTGGTactactttcttttcttcaaacttttctcttcttcttcttcttccgacGAAGCACTGTACATGTGATTTTGTGGTCATTCCATAATCGGATTGAcaaatagtactttgcatcttagcatttagggtttattAGTATATTATGGTATTCCATGAGTTCTTTTCTAATTTAATTCTTGTTGCAGGTGAAGATAAGTACTACATTTTCAAAACTGGAACTTATAAAGTTGGTCGaaaaggtacttttttttttttttttatggttccTACTAATTACTTTTGGAACTGTTTTTTGACCAAGTACTTTTTTAATCTCTTTGGCATAAGTTTTTTGTAAGTAGTTAATGCTTGATGCATGGAAGAAAGAAAACGCAAAAATGTAGAGATACACTTGATGTTGAGCTGAAATTTCAATTTTGTTGTAAATTAATTGAGTTGTCCTTGTCCAACTAACAAATATGGGATAGGCTCTGATGTTATGTTGAATTCCATGGCTATCAGATAGAAAAGAGAGTTGAGAGAAGGTCGGAAGAATGTAGATTTGATAGAGATAGAAATTAGAATGAGAGAAGTTGATGTAATACAAGTGATATTGGTTTATGTTAGAGTAGCTAACTAGTAACTAATCTTAACTATCTAACTAAGACAATATTATCTCTAATGATGAGGATCACAGTCCTGAGTAGTTGATCAAAGTGATTCTCATCCAATTTCAGAACTTCAACCTTGGGTTTCATCATTttgttttcttaaataaaaagttgtTGGTATTTGCTTGCAGGTTGTGATGTAATCATCACTAAAGATAAAGGGGTTTCTCGGGTTCATGCAGAAATAATTGTTAATGGGATGAACCTGTTAAACTCTTTACCAAATGAACGTTCTCGTATGTCACCAAATGTACAGATCAAAGATTGCTCCAAATATGGGACATTTATTAGCAAGAATAATGGACACAGGATGAAAGTTCATGAGCTTCCAAACAAAGAAATAGCTTTGGACAATGGCGATCTTGTCTCATTTGGTACTGGTAGTGCTACCTACAAGTATGTTAACTATCTAACTGTTGAAGTTTTCTACTCCTTTTGTTCTATTTGCTTTTAATGTTTAGAAAATCCTTGCAATGCTTTTGTAGATCTATGTCATATACCTAGATGCAATCTCATGACATCTAACTGTCTTTCACTTACATGCTCTCAAGTCTTAACACTTCTAAATTTACTCTGGCAGGTTTTGCCATGTCCCACTTATGTTTTTCATTTGTTCCTTGGACAAAGTAGATCAATCTATTGAAGAGAAAATTTCGTCAATTGGTTAGTGATGAAAATCCTTATAAAGGTTCTTCAGTTCCTATAGTTCATGAGTAAATGTGCTTTCAATTTGCTTTAACATGTGTACGCACTGCACATGATCTTGTTTTGGTATGGAAGAAAGCACTAATATTTTTGCCAGAATCAGGGCTTGCAGTGTGAAAAGAGATAATAGGTTCTGAAAAGTTGTCACTAACTTGCTTTATCCCTGTTAGTGATGCAATTTTGGTATTATCAAATGTTTAAATTTTGGTTGCTTCAAGCCTTGAACAAATATTATTAATTGTGGTGGGAAACTAATAAATATGCTGGTAATGGGGTAGAGTTTGCATATTGTTGATAATGACTTGGCGAAATAACTTCTGTTATATAAATTGAAATCAGATAAGTCCTTGGCCAGTTAGCTTATCTTGCTCCATGGTTATTACGTTAGAAGTCCTTTGCTTAATGAAGCATTTGCTTTGTCTTAACATGAATAGTGACCAACTTACACTTTAATTTTCAGGTGCTGCTAGTACTTGTACCTTAAGTGAAGATTGCACACACGTTCTGGTGGATCAACTCATGCCATTGAAAAAGGATATTGTTGATGCTGTTGTAGCAAAAAAACATTGTGTTCTCAAAACATGGCTTGAGGTATAGAAGCATTCAGTGATTGTATTGATCATGTCAGTTTCCTGTTAAACAATTACTCTGTTACAGCCAATGGAACAATCATACTTATCGAGATGTTATAATACTGCTGCGTACTTGcttttcataatcatcatattcatattTTCATGGTTGATGTTGATTATTTTCTGATGTATTTTAAATGAAGTGGCCTTTATGATTGCCGTAGCAATTTTCCTCAATAAAAGGGGTGACTATGTAAACAAGAGTTGACATGTAGGGATACATAGCTCAAAACATCTTATGCAGTTTATACCAATGTAGCAATAATATATTTCAATTCTTGTTACCTTCTCAAACAGAGTGAATGATTTGCTATGTTTCTTGTTCTAAGCGTAATTGTAATTTTTCATTTAACTCGTGGAACCTTGTACTTTGTCATGAATTCTCATGATTGCATCTATTTTCTACATTTTAGAGTCATGTCATGCACAAGGAGTCTAGTACATGTTacatattcattcattcttctgTGTTTGTCAGCTGCTTAGACCTTGCATTGTATATCTGCATTTGGATTATTGATTATTCATAACTCAACAGCCATAACATACTATCTAACATATAGTCATAGACCAGAATATGAGATTCTTGAAGGATTTTAGTGTAGAACAAGATAAGCTGCTTCACTCATGTTGAAAGTTTCAGTTCTGAGTTCTGACCATTGTTTCCTTTGTAGGATTTTGCAGAAAAGAATATTGTCACTGATATGCCTAGCTGTTATTCGTAAGTGTTCCTTCAACAGTTAACTTTGGATTTGGTATAGGGAGcttgtcatttattgcttttttACACCATTTAGGCTAACTAAagattctttcttcttttctttttgtatcccTTTGGTCCTTCTCAACCAGATATATACCAACGGTGTCAGTGGAAGGAATATCTATCAAAGTTGCTGACCCTAAAACTCGTGAAAATTGCTTGAAAGGATACACGTTTTTGTTAGAATCTGTGCATATGGTATCTATTTTCTGGAGCCCTTTATACTCACCAATACCACAACTTAAGCATAATgattaagaaattttttttttcaacacaAATTTCAGCAACAAACAAGTTTCCGAACCTATAAGATAAACCGATATTGCTACTTTTGGGCATAACATGTCTTTATAACCTACTTATTTAAGTCTTTTCTCTGCCTTACAGTACAAATTCAGGGATCAGCTCAAATCTTTGTTGGATGTCACTGGTGCAAAAACTGTCTCCTATGAATATTTTTGTTCAAATAGTCAGGTATGTTTTTTCATTCACTTTTTTCTTCTTTATGTTTTTCAATTTTGCAAATTACGAGGTGGAATCATCAACTCTAAAAGTGAGATAAGTAGGTTGAATAATGTACCTGCCTCTAACTCCGTGGATGTTTATATACATTCTATTCTATGTGCCCTAAATGAGCatttggaataaataaataaataaataaataaaatatgtagAATCTCATGTCTTATCTATCATAGACAGACATCGTTTACAGTAGGACATATTGAAGTGGTAGATCCATGTTGGTTACCCCATCTAGTACCATCTTTTTTCCTTCAGCCCTCTTTCTCAATCTTGCATTAACCCAAATCACATATCACCATATAGCAAAAGTTTTCTtattatcaaaaagaaaaaaatttcagCTTGCAAATCTGATTTGCAATAGTCTTGTGTTTAGACATATGCTCTGGCCAATTATAATCTCTTATTAGAAAAGATATATACTTCATGATGGTAATTCTCATTTATTCCATGTAGGGTTCAGATTATGGAGACGATAATCGTTTGGTTTGTGTCATCCCAGGGGTACCAGCATGCAAATCTGATCGCTTCAATAAATTAAGTTCTTTGCTTAGAGTGAATGAGATGGATGTAATATTTGCTGCTTTAAGTGGACATCTTGATCCATCGATACTGAAGTCACCATGCAGTAAGTACCGCTTAGATATATCTATTTGATTAAGTTTGTACTTTACCGAGTTACTATAACAAACTGTGTGTATTGCTGCAGTACTTGTTTCATCTTCATGCTCCACAGACGAGACAGTGGTAGCAGATTCAGATACTGAAGTTGAAACAGCCACATCAGCCCATGCAACTGAGACATTCCTCAACGGAAATACCATACAATATGTTAAAACTGAAGCATTGGATGATGATTCTGGCAGTATGGATAATAAAAAACATGAGAAAATGGAACCATCCGCAGTTGATGTTTCTACCAGATCAACTGACATAAAACAAGCAAAAACAGCGTCACCCTTGGATGATTGTTCTGCCAAATTGGAAACTCATGCTATGAGCTTCAGAGATGGTAGTGGTAGTATAAAAGTGAAGAAAGACAAGGTTGATGATTATGGAAGTGGAACTGCAGATATTATTTATAGTCAAGATTTAGTTGTCCGAGATGTAAACAGAGTAACTAACATGAGTACTGCACAAAACAGCAGCGTTCCAAATTTTAAACATTTTAGAAAGGTTGGTATGGTGCTATCTCTTGCATAATAATAGCTACCTTATCATGTGAAAGCTGGACCTTGCAGAATTGAACATATTTTGGCTATCTAGTTCTTTTTTGTGACTTATCTGACCTCTAATTTCCAACATAGTTTTTTTGCTTCTCACAAATCAACTTATTAAATTTTCATACGGTGTCATGGCTATTGTCACTTAATGAATCGCATGCCTAACTATTCTGGTTTTCTTTGGAATGGAATTGCAGACACATACTCAATCTGGTAATAGTTTCGAAAGTCTTGTTCCGTTTGCAAAATATCCATACAAGTAAGGATGACACAAAATCTAATTTGtattatttcaaataaaatctgGCTAGCCATATTTAATTGCTTTTCTCGTAGTAATAAGTTGTGTTATATTTCCTTGTTTTCTACCCCAGGGACTCTGATTTTGGGAATGATGAGGTACATGAGTCTGTGAAAGAGGAAAAACGGCGGAAGAAAATGGAAGCTGTGGCTGAAGACCTTTTTAATAATGAGAAGGTAAGTTTGATACTCTTTCCTTGGGTCCATATTTAAGCTTGGCTTGTTGTATCTGCCTTAACATCATACGTGTTCATGCTGCAGGCAAGAAAGCGAGGCACAGCTGGTTCACTTCGTGGGATCCTTATTTCGTGAAGGTAATCTTCGGCATTTTTTTTTATGTGTAAGACTTGGTAAATACTGATGAATCTTTATGTATTCGAGCACATAGTGTGTCGAAGTTACCAAAATAATC includes:
- the LOC107609407 gene encoding nijmegen breakage syndrome 1 protein: MVWGLFPNDPLSGEDKYYIFKTGTYKVGRKGCDVIITKDKGVSRVHAEIIVNGMNLLNSLPNERSRMSPNVQIKDCSKYGTFISKNNGHRMKVHELPNKEIALDNGDLVSFGTGSATYKFCHVPLMFFICSLDKVDQSIEEKISSIGAASTCTLSEDCTHVLVDQLMPLKKDIVDAVVAKKHCVLKTWLEDFAEKNIVTDMPSCYSYIPTVSVEGISIKVADPKTRENCLKGYTFLLESVHMYKFRDQLKSLLDVTGAKTVSYEYFCSNSQGSDYGDDNRLVCVIPGVPACKSDRFNKLSSLLRVNEMDVIFAALSGHLDPSILKSPCILVSSSCSTDETVVADSDTEVETATSAHATETFLNGNTIQYVKTEALDDDSGSMDNKKHEKMEPSAVDVSTRSTDIKQAKTASPLDDCSAKLETHAMSFRDGSGSIKVKKDKVDDYGSGTADIIYSQDLVVRDVNRVTNMSTAQNSSVPNFKHFRKTHTQSGNSFESLVPFAKYPYKDSDFGNDEVHESVKEEKRRKKMEAVAEDLFNNEKARKRGTAGSLRGILIS